In Spirobacillus cienkowskii, a genomic segment contains:
- a CDS encoding pitrilysin family protein, producing MSLNFLLLKQNLKLRACVLASLACFFTVQTSHSSTNLTPKLNQTAYIIPGAKTQAFQYHFPNGLRLIVVPDNRNPIATIHFMLDAGSNRETKGTTGLAHFFEHMMFRKTVGAPEGNYDRVLNSVGGSGNAGTNDSFVTYFTTFPAPALETMLKLESERFKHLDLAEPYFSIEKGAVISERKLRVENDPLARSQEFLRAITERGTSMEWLTIGTKKDVQDMKIEAAKKFYEGFYTPDNTLLVIGGPFEHKDVANLVNKYFGDWKGKLKTQHTKLPADYFTRDLNKKFICSAPIMTKRFRFVYPSSHFDLKSIIYSIIFQSLLDDHANGTFERRLVKENLATDLLFYKTYWQNQSYPIVATFSLSKNQSFEEVQKFWEKGIDEVLNKPLTTKIKKQILKQLAVNNAETAERMTALTNTILDNTFFLKNFNAVGTAEKIAEAATTESLRQWIKENLGKHKYYITGIVPQEEAISCQDFFNDFKKSHK from the coding sequence ATGTCTCTTAATTTTTTGTTACTGAAGCAAAACTTAAAACTTCGCGCATGTGTTTTGGCTTCTTTAGCATGTTTCTTTACTGTACAAACATCGCATAGCAGCACAAACTTAACCCCTAAGCTGAATCAAACTGCTTACATTATACCTGGGGCTAAAACACAAGCTTTTCAATATCATTTTCCAAATGGACTTCGCCTTATTGTAGTTCCAGACAACCGCAACCCTATTGCCACTATTCATTTTATGCTTGATGCGGGCAGCAATAGAGAAACTAAGGGAACAACTGGCCTAGCCCATTTTTTTGAACATATGATGTTTAGAAAAACCGTAGGGGCTCCTGAAGGAAATTATGATCGAGTTTTAAACTCAGTTGGTGGATCTGGCAATGCTGGAACAAACGACTCTTTTGTCACCTATTTTACAACATTCCCTGCTCCTGCTCTCGAAACAATGCTCAAACTTGAATCCGAACGATTTAAACACCTCGATCTCGCAGAGCCTTATTTTTCAATCGAAAAAGGAGCCGTCATCTCAGAAAGAAAACTTCGAGTTGAAAACGATCCTTTAGCCAGAAGTCAAGAATTTCTGCGTGCCATTACAGAACGCGGGACTTCAATGGAATGGCTTACCATTGGTACTAAAAAAGATGTTCAAGACATGAAAATTGAAGCTGCAAAAAAATTTTATGAAGGCTTTTACACCCCAGACAATACATTACTTGTAATTGGTGGTCCCTTTGAACACAAAGACGTGGCAAATTTAGTCAATAAATATTTTGGCGACTGGAAAGGAAAATTAAAAACACAACACACTAAACTTCCTGCAGATTATTTTACGAGAGATCTCAATAAAAAATTTATTTGTAGTGCTCCCATCATGACCAAACGCTTTCGCTTTGTTTATCCATCAAGTCACTTCGATTTAAAATCAATTATTTATTCTATTATCTTTCAATCCCTTCTTGATGATCATGCTAACGGAACATTTGAAAGACGACTTGTCAAAGAAAATCTCGCAACTGATCTTCTTTTTTATAAAACATATTGGCAAAATCAAAGTTACCCCATTGTTGCAACGTTTTCTTTGTCTAAAAACCAATCATTTGAAGAGGTACAAAAATTTTGGGAAAAGGGAATTGATGAAGTACTAAACAAACCTCTAACTACAAAAATCAAAAAACAAATTTTAAAACAACTTGCTGTTAACAATGCAGAAACAGCAGAACGCATGACAGCATTAACAAATACTATTTTAGATAATACATTCTTTTTAAAAAACTTTAACGCAGTTGGAACAGCCGAAAAAATTGCAGAAGCAGCAACAACAGAATCTTTAAGACAATGGATTAAAGAAAATTTAGGAAAACATAAATATTATATAACAGGCATTGTGCCACAAGAAGAAGCGATTAGTTGTCAAGACTTTTTTAACGATTTTAAAAAATCACACAAATAA
- a CDS encoding AAA family ATPase gives MSVQIQFDQNTENVQLGNISVRLSKEYNVNANWLGHEHASHQLRAAWLRFSDDDMPMNPRLIGKPGVGKTTLAVSIARELNYPTFLMQGTSDTRPDDLIITPVITEGKQISYVASPLVTAMLVGGVCILDEGNRMSEKSWASLASLLDHRRYVDSVIAGIRIHAHKEFRFVTTMNDDSSVYDLPEYIQSRLNPQIFLDFADIETEARIIRYAVPYIEDNLLSLLVNFLAISHRYEENYSVRDGIQIAKYAQRLRSLNKELTLPKALKSSVFAILGEDALKYFPQDESQLNLTAKHNLRPV, from the coding sequence ATGAGCGTACAAATTCAATTTGATCAGAACACAGAAAATGTTCAATTGGGCAATATTTCAGTCAGACTGTCTAAAGAATACAATGTTAACGCAAATTGGCTGGGTCATGAGCATGCGTCGCATCAATTGCGCGCAGCATGGCTGCGTTTTTCAGATGATGATATGCCCATGAACCCACGACTTATTGGAAAGCCTGGAGTTGGCAAAACAACATTGGCAGTATCGATCGCAAGAGAACTGAATTACCCTACCTTTTTAATGCAAGGGACAAGCGACACAAGACCCGACGACTTAATTATTACCCCTGTTATCACTGAAGGGAAGCAAATTTCGTATGTTGCAAGTCCGCTTGTGACTGCAATGCTTGTGGGTGGCGTATGCATTCTTGACGAAGGCAACCGCATGTCCGAAAAAAGTTGGGCCAGTCTTGCGTCTTTACTCGATCACAGGCGTTACGTGGATTCTGTTATTGCTGGAATTCGCATACACGCCCATAAAGAATTTCGGTTTGTGACAACCATGAATGACGATTCCAGTGTATACGATTTGCCCGAATATATTCAAAGTCGTCTTAATCCACAAATTTTTCTTGATTTTGCAGACATAGAAACAGAAGCACGCATTATTCGTTATGCTGTTCCTTACATTGAAGACAATTTACTCAGTCTTTTGGTTAATTTTTTAGCCATATCTCATAGATATGAAGAAAACTATTCTGTACGAGACGGCATTCAAATAGCCAAATATGCACAGAGATTGCGATCTTTAAATAAAGAACTCACCCTCCCCAAAGCACTTAAATCAAGTGTATTTGCAATTTTAGGAGAAGATGCTTTAAAATATTTTCCACAAGATGAATCTCAGCTTAACTTAACAGCGAAACACAATTTAAGACCTGTTTAA
- a CDS encoding glucose-6-phosphate isomerase yields the protein MSNEKRLVLDWTKVHDVFPIEKHLAQETSNLISAKNSLLMGKGKSSEFTGWVDYAVDESPKVLTTIKNTVETICQHSDALVVIGIGGSLLGTKAMYEALTHSFAPIHPETLHRKPILFWAGHHLAIDELTELLDVLDHYTPSLLVVSKSGGTTEPAIAFRVLKKYMDDRFGTDEAKHRIFAITDPTEGTLLKIAKEQNYTHFSIPKNIGGRYSIFTPVGLLPLAVAGIAVEDFIAGAQQAFYDCTTEKNHSLETNPALCYAGIRNILYANKFKIEALCTWSPKTRGIAEWWKQLFGESDGKENTGIFPTSCNFTTDLHSLGQYFQDGERHLFATHLKIQDEYSLSKGSVKRKIKIPDANINDGFQFITGKDISYIQNEAQLGTFLAHSDGKVPTLVWEIPELNSWWLGYWMYVNMLACGIGGYARGINPFDQPGVEDYKNNMFALIGKPNYAEKAAQIRGRLSSGNRLRSLGLTSK from the coding sequence ATGTCGAATGAAAAACGCCTTGTTCTTGATTGGACAAAAGTCCACGACGTCTTTCCGATAGAAAAACACTTGGCGCAAGAAACGAGCAATTTAATTTCAGCAAAAAATTCTTTGTTAATGGGCAAAGGCAAAAGCTCTGAATTTACGGGATGGGTTGATTATGCTGTTGATGAATCCCCAAAAGTATTAACAACCATAAAAAACACTGTCGAAACAATTTGTCAGCATTCTGATGCACTCGTTGTTATTGGTATTGGTGGCAGCTTACTTGGCACTAAAGCTATGTATGAAGCATTAACGCACAGCTTTGCACCCATCCATCCAGAAACGTTGCACCGCAAACCAATTTTATTTTGGGCTGGACATCATCTCGCAATTGATGAACTCACAGAACTACTCGATGTTCTTGACCACTATACCCCAAGCTTACTTGTTGTTTCTAAGTCAGGAGGCACCACAGAACCCGCAATTGCGTTTCGTGTGCTAAAAAAATATATGGACGACAGGTTTGGTACTGACGAAGCCAAACACCGCATTTTTGCAATTACCGACCCAACCGAAGGCACTTTATTAAAAATTGCGAAAGAACAAAACTACACGCACTTTTCTATCCCTAAAAATATTGGTGGGCGATATTCTATTTTTACTCCTGTTGGTTTGCTCCCGCTTGCTGTTGCTGGTATTGCGGTTGAAGACTTTATTGCCGGTGCCCAACAAGCTTTTTATGATTGCACCACAGAAAAAAATCATTCCTTAGAAACCAATCCAGCACTATGCTACGCGGGAATTCGCAATATTCTGTATGCAAACAAATTCAAAATTGAAGCTCTTTGTACATGGTCACCCAAAACAAGAGGCATTGCAGAATGGTGGAAGCAACTGTTTGGTGAAAGTGATGGAAAAGAAAATACAGGTATTTTTCCAACAAGCTGTAACTTTACCACCGATCTCCATTCTCTTGGACAATATTTTCAAGATGGTGAACGCCATTTATTTGCAACCCATTTAAAAATTCAAGATGAGTATTCGCTTTCAAAAGGATCGGTCAAAAGAAAGATTAAAATCCCTGACGCGAATATCAATGATGGTTTTCAATTTATCACTGGCAAAGATATTTCTTATATTCAAAATGAAGCACAACTTGGCACATTTTTAGCACATTCCGACGGTAAAGTACCAACCTTAGTTTGGGAAATTCCTGAACTAAACAGTTGGTGGCTCGGCTATTGGATGTATGTTAATATGTTAGCCTGTGGAATTGGTGGCTATGCCAGAGGGATCAATCCATTTGATCAACCAGGGGTTGAAGACTACAAAAATAACATGTTTGCCCTAATTGGAAAACCCAACTACGCTGAAAAAGCAGCCCAAATTCGAGGCCGACTCAGCTCAGGCAATCGATTACGCTCCCTTGGTTTAACGAGCAAATAA
- a CDS encoding 2-hydroxyacid dehydrogenase: protein MKLLVFSSKNYEKHYFNTVNQKFKFDIKFLETKLTPETALLAKGFECICAFVNDSLSPETIQVLHQVGVKLIALRSAGFNHVHLATAKELGIPVVRVPAYSPHAIAEHTVALLLSLNRKIHKAYNRSREFNFSLEGLMGYDLYQKTIGIIGTGKIGQVMAKIMNGFGCRVLAYDKQPQPNLTYLNYCSLTELYQKSDIISLHVPLTKETHHLINRESIQKMKPTVTLINTSRGAIIDTKALIYALKNNLIKGACLDVYEEEDNYFFSDCSEEGIADDNLARLLTFPNVLITAHQAFLTDEAMSHIVSTTLENILEYKNGTTLTNAL from the coding sequence ATGAAATTATTAGTTTTTAGTAGCAAAAATTATGAAAAACATTATTTTAATACTGTAAATCAAAAATTCAAATTTGATATCAAATTTTTAGAAACAAAACTCACACCAGAAACAGCGTTGTTGGCAAAAGGTTTTGAATGTATTTGTGCCTTTGTCAATGACTCCTTATCTCCTGAAACAATTCAAGTACTTCATCAAGTTGGCGTTAAACTCATTGCATTACGCAGTGCCGGGTTTAATCATGTGCATTTGGCCACTGCTAAAGAATTGGGTATTCCCGTTGTTCGCGTTCCTGCTTATTCGCCACATGCCATTGCTGAACATACAGTTGCTCTATTGCTCTCCTTAAATCGCAAAATTCATAAAGCTTACAACCGTTCTCGAGAATTTAATTTTTCGCTTGAGGGTTTAATGGGCTACGACTTGTACCAAAAAACAATAGGTATCATTGGAACTGGAAAAATTGGACAAGTCATGGCTAAAATCATGAACGGTTTTGGATGCCGCGTTCTTGCCTATGACAAGCAACCGCAACCCAATTTAACTTATTTAAATTATTGCTCTCTAACAGAATTGTATCAAAAATCAGATATTATTTCTCTCCATGTTCCATTAACTAAAGAAACACATCATTTGATCAATCGTGAATCCATTCAAAAGATGAAGCCAACGGTCACGCTAATTAATACGAGTCGAGGTGCTATTATTGACACCAAAGCGCTCATTTACGCCCTAAAAAATAATCTCATTAAAGGTGCTTGTCTTGATGTTTACGAAGAAGAAGACAATTATTTTTTTTCAGATTGTTCTGAAGAAGGAATTGCAGACGACAATCTTGCGCGATTGTTAACTTTTCCAAATGTTTTAATTACCGCCCACCAAGCTTTTTTAACAGACGAAGCAATGAGCCATATTGTCTCTACAACTTTAGAAAATATTCTGGAATATAAAAATGGTACAACTCTTACTAATGCCCTGTAA